In Chryseobacterium oranimense, a single window of DNA contains:
- a CDS encoding tRNA-binding protein, translated as MTIKPEISWTDFEKIDIRCGTIISVNDFEKARNPSYQLEIDFGDLGIKKSSAQITSLYGKEELIGKQVMAVVNFPRKQIANFFSECLVMGVYGEDKKDVTLLTPSLPVKNGMPVG; from the coding sequence ATGACGATAAAACCGGAAATATCCTGGACAGATTTTGAAAAAATAGACATCCGATGCGGAACAATCATCTCTGTAAACGATTTTGAGAAAGCAAGAAACCCATCTTACCAGCTGGAAATAGATTTCGGGGACCTTGGCATTAAAAAATCTTCAGCACAGATCACTTCCCTTTACGGAAAGGAAGAGCTGATAGGAAAGCAGGTAATGGCCGTGGTGAATTTTCCCAGAAAACAGATCGCCAATTTCTTCAGCGAATGTCTTGTGATGGGAGTTTATGGTGAAGACAAAAAGGATGTTACTCTTTTGACGCCTTCCCTGCCTGTAAAAAACGGTATGCCAGTAGGATAA
- a CDS encoding 3'-5' exonuclease: MIQHIPLEKILFLDIETVPGSESWDTLPEAEQKLWDKKTRFQRKEDVTAEEFYDRAGIMAEFGKIICITIGMVEKNETLKIKSFSGHDEKKLLQEFGEIFNSPRLNNVILCAHNGKEFDFPWIARRYLINGIQPPVPFQMFGKKPWEIPHIDTMELWKFGDYKSFVSLELLAHVFGIPTPKDDIDGSMVSSIYYIEKDLQRIVDYCEKDVLTLANVFRRMRQEDLLKRNINLD, encoded by the coding sequence ATGATACAGCACATTCCACTAGAAAAGATCTTATTTCTTGATATTGAAACAGTTCCGGGCTCAGAATCCTGGGACACACTGCCTGAAGCCGAACAGAAACTCTGGGACAAAAAAACAAGGTTTCAACGAAAAGAAGATGTAACTGCTGAAGAATTCTATGACCGGGCAGGCATCATGGCCGAGTTCGGGAAAATCATCTGCATTACCATCGGAATGGTAGAAAAGAATGAAACTTTAAAAATTAAGAGTTTTTCCGGTCACGATGAGAAAAAACTGCTTCAGGAATTCGGGGAGATCTTCAACAGCCCTAGACTGAATAATGTAATTCTCTGCGCTCACAATGGGAAGGAATTTGATTTTCCATGGATCGCAAGACGGTATCTGATCAATGGAATTCAGCCTCCTGTTCCGTTCCAGATGTTCGGGAAAAAGCCGTGGGAGATTCCACATATTGATACGATGGAGCTCTGGAAATTCGGAGACTATAAAAGTTTTGTTTCCCTTGAATTACTGGCTCATGTGTTCGGGATTCCCACTCCCAAAGATGATATAGACGGCTCAATGGTTTCATCAATCTACTACATAGAAAAAGACTTGCAGCGAATAGTTGACTATTGTGAAAAAGATGTCTTAACTTTGGCAAATGTTTTCCGGCGTATGCGCCAGGAAGATTTGTTGAAAAGGAATATCAATCTAGATTAA
- a CDS encoding SUF system Fe-S cluster assembly protein — protein MKFTDDQIADIGEEIIKVLKSVYDPEIPVDIYELGLIYDVQISEDGDVKIIMTLTTPNCPVAESLPQEVKDKVGDVEGVKSVDLELTFEPSWNKDMMSEEAKFELGML, from the coding sequence ATGAAATTTACAGACGATCAAATTGCTGACATTGGTGAGGAAATCATCAAGGTTTTAAAATCCGTTTACGACCCGGAAATCCCGGTTGACATTTACGAATTGGGCCTTATCTATGATGTACAGATCTCCGAAGACGGCGATGTAAAAATTATAATGACCCTTACTACCCCGAACTGTCCGGTTGCAGAATCGCTGCCGCAGGAGGTAAAGGATAAGGTAGGAGATGTAGAAGGCGTAAAAAGTGTAGATTTAGAACTTACTTTCGAGCCAAGCTGGAACAAAGATATGATGAGTGAAGAAGCGAAGTTTGAGCTGGGAATGCTTTAA